The Bradyrhizobium barranii subsp. barranii genome segment CACTTCAACGACCCGGCTCAGCACTTCGGCGCTCCAGCCATATTCATGGACCTCGCCGGGCTCGTGCGCGAGCGGCAGGCGGGCCAGGCTCGACACGAATTCCGCCAACGTCGTGTCGCGTCTCCGCACGGCCCTCAAGGCGTAGAGCCCATGGATCGTCCGGATCCCGAAGTCGGCGCTTGCGTCGGCAAGGCCCCGTTCCGGGTAGGCAAAATCGAGCTCCGGATAGATCAGGCCAGACGTATGGCGCAACAGATCGCGAACCGTCATCGCACGTTTTGCTGGTTTTGGCAGACCGAGCCCGTACTCCATTTCGCCTGTCGCCGGGTCCGCCTTCTGGAAAGCGACCCGCATGTTCGCAAGCTCCGGCAGATATTGCGAGACGGGCGCGTCGAGGTCGAGCTTGCCCTCATCCACCAGAATCATGGCGGCGACACTGGCCACCGGCTTGGACATCGAGGCGATCCAGAAGATGGAATTCGTCTTCATCGGGACGGTCTTGGCGCGGTCCTGAAATCCGATGGCCTGCAAATAGGCGAGCTTGCCGCCCTTCGCGATTGCGACGACCGCGCCGGGCAAAAGGCCGTCCGACGGCGAGAAAGAATCGAAGCGCGCCTGATACCACGGCGCGATCCGCGCCAGACGCGCGGCCGAGAATCCCAGGCTTTTTGCATCGCCCGGCGTCGCGAGGTCATCGGCGAACGCGGTCCCCAACAGGCACAGTCCAACGGGAATCGCCCACATCGATGCGACGAGTCTCATTCCGCAGTCTCCGCAGAAGCACAATAAGTCTGAGCAGGCACTCCTGCGGCAGATGTGAACCGCTAGAAATTGGGTCCGAGCGCGATCTTCGTGATCGTGCCGTTCCTGACGCCGATGCGCCATTCCGCCGAGCCGTTGGCGAACTGGGCGACATAGATGTCGCTGTCGAGCGCGGTGACGCCACGGAACGAAACCGCGCGCAATGCGCCGAGCCGCGCCAGGATCGCCTGGTCGAACGGAAGCTGCTGACGCGTGATGTCGGCCACCTCCGACGTCATGCGCTCGTAGTCCGGCTGGCCCTTGCCGACGCCATCGATGTAGCGGCGCAGCATCTCCTCGCCATTGGCGATCGGAACGGCGCGGCGCGCCGCGCGCCCCGGCCGCGCGCCGATGTTCGACGCTTCGACATTGTGGAAGCGGGTCTGCCGCCCCGGCAGCAGGACCTCGAGGCACCGCCCAGACTTGTCTGCAATCACCCAGGGATTGTTCACGGTGGTCGTGGACGCCCAGGACACGTTGGGCCTGACGGTGCTCTGCATCCTGCGATTGCCATCGGCGTCGAGATTGAAGACCTGGATGTCGTCGCCCATCTCGTTATAGACCATGATCCTGATCGGCGAAGTGCCGGCGTGGCCACGCACGCGCGCTTCCTCCGAGCAAGGCACGATACCGCCGAGCTCGTCATTGCCGTCGGGCCGGAAGATCACGTCGCCGGCCTTGCCGTCGGGCTCGATCATCAGGCGGAATTCGGCCGTGCCGTTCTCGAACTTCGCGCCATAGATGTCATAGCCGCCAGGGCCGACGCCGCGGAAGAAGATCGATTCCACCACGCCGAGCGCCTGGAAGGCCTCGCGCATTTCATTGAGCTGCCGGTGGACCTTGGCCGCGAGCGGCGCGCTCATGCGATCGTAGTTCGGCGTTCCGGCGCGCAGGTCTTCGATCCCGCGCAAGATCATCTCCTTGCCGCCCGCGACCGGGACTTGCTCCCTGAACCTGTCAGGAACTTCCGCAAGGCGGCGCGTGAAGTCCGCCTCGACCGCCTGCGCCACCGCCGCATCGACGCGAGGCGCGAGGCGAGCGCCGAACATCGCGCTCTGCACCAGCACGCGTGCAACCTTCGACTGCTCGTCGCGCAGGAAGATCAAGAGATGGTCGCCGCGGAAGGAGAAGGCGTCAGCGCCCTCGGCGAGGACCTGCGTTGCGCCCTGTCCCGTCTCACGCAACCAGAGATCATCGCCGTCACGCCGCAGCGTGAGCACGCGGTTCGGCGCGATCCTGTACCAGCCGACATATTGATCGAGCGATGCGGGATCGACGGCCGCGGTCGGCATCTCGGCGACGCGAACCGCGCGGATATCGCGGCCGTTCATGCGCAGCGTCAGCTCGGAGGAGCGGCGCTCCGCATCGAGCGGGAACGTGATCTCGCCGGACGAGGCCGCGTAGGCCGCGGTGCCGTCACTGCCAACCGTCAGGCGCAGCCTGCGCTGTCCGGTGAGCTGGCCGTAGAGGTCGTCGCCCTCGCGGAAGATGGCGAACACCGAGGCAGGACCCATGGCGTAGAAATTGACGAAGGGGCGGTAATGCTGGGCCGGCACCTCGCCGGTATCCGCGGCGACGGGCACGGGATCCGGGGTGCGATAGGCGATCATGCCGGCGGACACGATCACAGCCGGAATGATCGCGGCTGCGATCCACAGCCGCTTGCGCCAGCCGACCGCGACGGGCATGGCGGCGGCCGCGATGATGCGCTCGACGCGTGCGCGCACGGTCGATACCCGCGCCATTGCGAGCTCCACCGGCCGCGGATTTACGCTGGTTGCAACATCGAGCAGGATTTCGGCATAGGACCAGCGGTCGTCGATGACTTCGATCGCCTCGGCGTCGCTGATGATCTCGGCGAGCTCGGCAAGGCGCACGAGCTGCCACCACGAGAACGGACTGAACCAGAACATTGCACGGTTGAGCGAGGCGAGCAGCAGGACATAGAAATCGCGATTGGCGACGTGCGCGCCCTCATGCGCAAGCACCGCGAGGCGCCTCTTCGCATCCCAGCCGGAGAACTGCGGCGGCACCAGAATGGTCGAGCCGAACGTGACGGGACCGCCGACCTCGCGGCTGACGCGCACGTCGGCGTCGATCAGCTGCGGGCCGCTCATCGGCCTTGCCGCGCGTGCCAGACGCCAGGTCAGGCAGAGACCGATGGCCAGCCGCAGCAGCAACGCGCCGGCGACGCCGGCATAGACGATGGTGGCGACCAGCCACCAATTGATCGATACAGCAGCTTTTGCCGGCGCCACGACAGCCGCGCCCGGCGGAATCGGCAGCGCCGGTTGCGGGGCCTCCAGCATCGAGATGTCGGCCGGCAGGAAATCATCCGGCACGGATACCGGCAGAGGCATCCGGGTGATCGTCAGCGTCGGCCAATGCATCACGAAGGGCATCGCCAGCGATGCCAGCAGCACGACGACCCACGCCGTCATGTGAACGTGCGGATTGCGCACGCGAAACAGGTTGAGACCGAACCAGACGACGCCTCCCAGCACGAAGGAGCGTAGCGCCGCCTCAGCCAGAGTTGCGATCATTCTTTCTTCACTCCCCTCGCCTTCTTCGCCTTGGCCACCTGGTCGGCCAGTGTACGCAGCTGCTGCTGGTCGAGCATCGCATTGTCCACCATGCCGACGAGGACTTCCTCCATCGAGCCGTTGCAGAACCAGTCGACGATACGCTGCACCGCCTTGGCCGCGACCCGCGCGCGCTCTTCTGCAGCGTGGTAGACATAGGTGCGTCCGTCCACGGTGTGCCGAGCATAGCCCTTTTCTTCCAGCCGGCGCAGCACCGTGCGGACGGTCGATTCCTTCAGACGCCGCGACAGCCGCTCGCGCACGACCTCGGCCGTAACGGGACCATGGGCCCAAACCAATTGCATGACCTCGTGCTCGAGGTCGCCCAGTTCGGGCAAACGATCGTCCATGGCATTTGACCTTGCGGATTGAGATTTCTTGTAACGCTACAGATCGTCGCATATGCGGCCGCGCCGCGCAACGGCGATTCCACCTGAAATGGTGTTGCTATGCCGTCATGCCCGGGCTTGTCCCGGGCATCCACGTTCTTCGTCCCGCGCGGCAAAGCGTGGATGGCCGGGACAAGCCCGGCCATGACGATGTGGAGGCAGTCAGTACTTCGGCTCGTACATCTGGGACTGGATCAGGCCCTTCACGTCGTTGGGTGCGGGTCCGTCGGCGAGACCGCGCTGGTAGGCGACGTCTGCCACCGCAACGGCGATGCGGGCCGAGACCTCGCGAATGCGAGGGAGCGCCGGATAGAGGCTGCCCTGCGCGAGGTCCTCCTTGCCGACGCAATCAGCGAGCGTATGGGCGGCCGCCATGAACATCTCGTCCGTCACCAGGCGCGAGCGGCTGGCGATGACGCCGAGGCCGACGCCGGGGAAGATGTAAGAGTTGTTGCCCTGGCGCGGCACGAAGGTGCGGCCGTTGAGCGTCACCGGATCATAGGGACTGCCGCAGGCGAACAGTGCGCGGCCCTCGGTATAGCGGTAGGCATCCTCGGCCGAGCATTCCGCCTTCGAGGTCGGGTTGGAGAGCGCGAACACGATCGGCTGCTCGTTGAGCGCGGCCATCGCCTTGAGCACCTCGGGCGTGAAGGCGCCGCCGACCGCGGCGACACCGATGATCGCCGTCGGCTTCAGCGTCTTGATCGCGGAGAGGAACTCGGCGATCGGCGCCTGGCCGGCATGGGCATAGCGCAGCTTATGGCCCGAGAGGCCGTCACGGCCGCCGACGACGAGGCCGCGGGAATCCACCAGCCAGTTGCGCCGGAGAGCTTCCGCCTCGGAAATCCCCTCCGCCATCATGGCGGAGACGACGAGATCGGCGATGCCGGTTGCCGCCTCGCCCGCACCGAGGAACAGGATGCGCTGATCCCTGAGCTTGCCGCCATTGACGCGCAGCGCCGAGAACAGGCCGGCGAGTGCCACGGCCGCGGTGCCCTGGATGTCGTCGTTGAAGACGCAGGCCTCGTCCCGATATTTGTGCAGCAGCTTGAACGCCGAGTGATTGGCGAAATCCTCGAACTGGATCAGCACGCCCGGAAACGTCTTTCGCGCGGCCTGCATGAACTCGTCAACGAAGCTATCATAGGCCTCGCCGGTGAGCCGCCGCTCGCGCAAACCGAGATAATAGGGATCGTTCAAGAGCTCTTCGTTGTTGGTGCCGACGTCGAGCACGATCGGCAGGCAATGCTCGGGATGCACGCCGGCGCAGGCGGAATAGAGCGAGAGCTTTCCGACCGGGATGCCCATGCCATTGGCGCCGAGATCGCCCAGCCCGAGGATGCGTTCGCCATCGGTCACGACGATCAGCTTGGCCGGATAGGGCCAGTTCTTCAGGATCTCGGCGATCTGGCCGCGATCGCGCGATGAGATGAACATACCGCGCGGCCGCTGGAAGATCAGGCCGTATTTCTGGCAGGCGAGCCCGACCGTCGGCGTGTAGATGATCGGCTGGATCTCGTCGATATTGTCGACGACGACGCGGAAGAACAGCGCCTCGTTGCGGTCATGCAGCGCATTCAGCGCGACGTATTTTTCAAGGTCCGTCGGCAGCGTGCGCAGATTGGTCAGCACGCGCTCGACCTGGGTCTCCATCGTCAGCACGCAAGGCGGCAGCAGGCCGCGCAGGCCGAGCGCGTCGCGCTCCGCTTCCGTGAAGGCGGTGCCCTTGTTGAGCAAGGGATCGCGCAGCAGCGTCATGCCGTGAGCGGGGTCGGATGATGTCGAATGGGCGCTGACCCGAGCAGGTCTATTCACGAATTCCCCCAGGGAGTTTCTTATTGAAGGGCAAGCATTGTCGGCCAGTGCTCACCTGAGATCAAGGACGTAGAGACTCAAGGCTCGATTGTGATCTCGCACCGCAGCGAGATTTCGCGAAAAGCCGGCATTTGCGCGCGAGAAGAGGTCAACGCAGCAGGACTACTCGGGCTTGATGTCGGCGGCCTTCACGATCGGCCACCATTTCTCGGTCTCCGCCTTCTGGAATGCGCCGAGCGCCGAAGGCGATTGCTGGTCGGCAGGCGGAATCTCCTGCCCCAATTCGGCGAAACGCTGCTTGACAACGGGATCGGCAAGCACCGCGACGATGGCCGCGTTGAGCTTTGTGACGATCTCCTTCGGCGTGTTCTTCGGTGCCCAGATGCCGTGCCAGTAGGAGATGTAGAGACCGGGCAGGCCCGCCTCGTCGACGGTCGGGATATCAGGCGCGGACGCGAGCCGCGTCGGCGACGTCACTGCGAACGCCTTGATCGCGCCGTTCTTGTATTGCGGCAGCGAGTTCGAGGCCTGATCGAACATGATGTCGATCTGGCCTGCGACGAGATCGATCATGGCGGGTCCGGCGCCGCGATAAGGCACGAACTGGAAATCGGTGCCGGTCTTCTCCTTGAAGAAGACGCCTGCGACGTGCGCGCCCGTGCCGGCACCAGCCGTGCCAGCAGTCGCCTTGCCGGGGCTGGCCTTCAGCCACGCAATCATCTCTTTCAGATTGTTGGCCTCGAGCGACTTCCGGCCGACGATCAGCTGCGTTCCCATCGCGATCGTCGCGACCGGCTCGAAATCGGCGATCACATCATAGGGCAGCTTGAAGATCGCGCCGTTCAGCACATGCGTGCCCCAATGGCCGATCGTGATCATCGTGCCGTCAGGCGTCGCGCGCGCGACGCGGGCGCCCGCAATGCTGCCGGAGGCACCGGCCACGTTCTCGACCACGACGGTTGTGTGCAGCTGAGCGGCGATCCGCTCGGACAGGATCCGCGCCAGCGTGTCGGTCGGGCCGCCCGCCGCGAACGGCACCACGAGGGTGATCGGGCGCGACGGGAACGGCTGGGCGCCCGCCGGTACGGCCCACGCCGCGGATCTGATCAACGCGCAAATGACGATCACATGACCGCGTAGTCCGGCCCACAGCCCCTGCATTCCATCCACCCTTTTTCATCGCCCGCATGTTGTCAGCGGGCTGGGGCCGGAGTGAACGCTGCCGGGCGGGCAGAGGCAAGCTGGAAATTATGCCGAGCGCTAACCAGCCGCCCGCCGCGGGGCCAGATTGGCGGCGCCATCAGCCGGCGGCGCGATCTGCATCAGGATGGTCTGGACCGGGGACGCGACCTCGATGCCGTTCTGCTGGAAACGCAGCTTCATGCGGCGGTTGAATTCGCGCTGGACCGGCCAGCGGCCGGCCTCCGTGCAGCGGATCTGGCCGACGATCGACACCATGGCACCATCGACCTTGTCGATGCCCCACAGTTCGAGGTCGCCGCGAATTGCCGCGCGAAACTCCGGCTCGCGGCGCATCTCCTCGACGATGTCCTTGAGGATCTGGCCGGCGCGGTCGGTGTCTTCCTTGTAGGCGACATTGACGCTGACGGATGCATTGCCGGCGCCGCGGCTGGCATTGGTGATGGTCGTGACCGCGCTGAACGGCACGATGTGCACGGCGCCGTCGCCGGCGCGCAGACGAATGGTGCGGATCGAGACGTTCTCGACCACGCCGGTCAGCCCCGAGACGCTGACGCTATCGCCGACCTGGACCGTGTTCTCCAGCAGCAGGAACAGGCCGGTGATGAGATCCTGCACCAGCTTCTGCGAGCCGAAGCCGATGGCGATGCCGACGATGCCGGCGCCGGCCAGCAGCGGCGCGACATTGACGCCGATCTCGCTCAGCGCGGTAAGGCCGACGACGGTGGCGATCAGGCAGAGCAGCGCCGTTCGCAGCATCGGCTGGAAGGTGCGCAGGCGCGCCGCGCGGGCGTAGTGCCCGTCGCGTGACAGCGTATTGATCTGGCGGTCCAGCAGCGCGTTGCTGGCTTCCCAGATGGCGGCAGCAATGAGCACGGCGATGCCGATGGTCGCCACCGCCGAAATCAGCCGGCCGCCGATCTGGCCTCCATAGAACCAGACGATGGCGTCGACGCCCCAGACTTCGAGCACGGCCACGAAGCCGATGAACGCGATCATGCTGGATACGATCTTGCGCAGCAGCGGCAGATAGCGGTTGGCGCGGATCTCGAGGCCCGGAAAGCGCTGGAGGATCTCCGGCTTGATGCGGAAGCCGCGGTCGATCAGGCTCAGCGTCACCATGATGGCGACGCGCGTGATCAGCGCGACCACGACGGTGCCGACGAAATATTGCAGCAGCAGCGAATAGCCATTGCGGATGTTGAGCGCCCAGACCGCCCACAGCGCGAGGTCGAGCGCGATGGCGAGATAGTGCCAGCCGCCGGCAATGCGGTTGCGCAGTCGCGCCGCGATCCCCTGCCGCTCCGCCGGCGCGCGGATGGCTTCGGCGACCTGGCGGCGGCATTGCAGGATGATGACGACGACGAAGAGATGCACGACCAGCAACACCATGCGCAGCAGCGCGGCATAGCCGGCACGATGCAGGCCGAGCAGCAGCGCCACATTGGCGAAGGCGATGCCGGAGACGCCGACGCCGACGATGCGCCGCGCCCAGATCTCGATATAGGCCGCAGTTTCTGCCCGAACCGGAACCAGGCCAAACGGCCCCGCCAGCGCGCGGACGACGCAGATGAGCCCGCGCGAGAACGCGTAGGCATTGACGACGGCGAGGATCACGAGGCGAACGGTTGCGGGATCGCCGATCTCCGTGCCGAGCAGTGCGGTTGCGACGCCGATGAAGACGAACACGGGGAGCAGCTCGAGCAGGAGACGCCCGAGCACGAAGGGCAGCCGCAGCAGCAATTGCCAGACACGTGCGAGACTGTGGCGGCGCTTGTGCAGTTCGGGCGCAGGCGTGACATCGGCGACCGATGACGGCGGATCGGCGAAGGGCAGCACCTGCGCCGGCAGGCGCGCGGTTTGCGGGACGCGTCCTTCCAGGAAGGCAACGGGCCGCCGGATCGCGCGGAAGATCACCCACTCCGCTGCAATGGCGCAGCCGAGCACCAGCGCGAGCTTCCACGCGATCTCGATCAGGAGGTTGTAGGCGACGGGATCGTTGGCGGTCCGTACGATCCAGTAATAGAAGGCGGGGAAATGCGTCAGCGTCCGCGCCACGTCGGCGATCTCGCGCGAGATCTCGCCGATCTCTTCCGACACCGTGAGCAGGAGCTGTGCGCCAAGGCCGTCGGCCGAGAGCGGGATCGGCGATTTCTGCTCGGGCGCGGCGGGCACGGGCTGCTGCTGACCGGGCACATTCGCGATCACGCGCAGCGTATCGATCATCTGCGCACGTTTTTTGTCGTCCTGGAGCGTCTCCAGCGCCCGCTTGGCTTCCTCCGGCGACAGTGCGGCGGCCCTATTGGCGGCCGGCGGCTCGGCGCGAACGGTGGAAAGAGATGAGATCGCGATGAAGAGAGCGGCGAGGAACGCCGGGGCAAGCTTGTGCGACACGAGGATTCCCTGGAAAAGCGCATGCGCCGGCGGAGTCGGGACTGTCGCCGCCGAAGCAGTGCGTCATGTCGTATCGACGCTATTCGCCCCGGCGCTGTGTCGGAAGTTGGCCAACGAGGCGACATTCTCTTGGCATTTGCCGCAATGCAGGAACGGGAACCGTCGGCTCCGCGCGGCCGGACATCAACCGAGTGCGATACGCACAACAAAATCCTCCCGTCATTCCGGGAGTCGGCCCGGAATGACGGCGAGGAGGAGGAGAAAGCAGGATGTCAAAGCGCCTGTCATAGCGGCCGCATCACGGCCATCCGACACGATCGGTGTGATGCAAAATACAGCGCCGGGTAGGTAGGGGCTTTGCCTCACTGATGCAGCCCGCTAAACCTTTACCCGGCGTGCCGTTCGCGGTTTCTGCCGCTATGCGATAGTCCGAACGAGCTCCATCGCACTTAACGCGGCTGGATCTGCGGAGGTGGTGTCATAGACCTCCCCTTGCTCTTGAGGTGGACGACGCGTCGCTTGTTTGCGACCAACAGCATGCTCCTCCCGTGACATAAAACTGTCAAGCAGGATCAATGGTGCCGGTATCACATTTGAGGACGTGTTCCCTCCCACCGCGACAGATTGATCGCAGTGGATCAGGGAATAAATTCCCTCCCGCCGCGTTTGTGTCAGAGAGTCCATTCGCCTTCCGCATTCCATCCATTTCCAGAAAGCCAGACATGAAAGCATTACTTTGCATCCCCGCTGTTGCGGCCCTCCTGACTGGATCAGCCTTCGCGCAGACCCCGCCGCAGACCTCGACCAAGAAGGTCGACGGCACCGAGAACGTCTACGTCTTCCGCTATGGCGGTCATCAGTCGATGTTCATCGTGACGCCGCAGGGCGTGATCGCGACCGACCCGATCTCGTATTTGCGTCCGGCAAAGCCCTATATCGACGCCATCAAGGCCGTCACCGACAAGCCGATCAAATACGTCGTCTACAGCCACCACCATTACGATCACATCGCCGGCGGCCAGCCCTTCAAGGATCTCGGTGCCACCTTCATCGCGCACCGGCGGACCAAGGA includes the following:
- a CDS encoding M56 family metallopeptidase; protein product: MIATLAEAALRSFVLGGVVWFGLNLFRVRNPHVHMTAWVVVLLASLAMPFVMHWPTLTITRMPLPVSVPDDFLPADISMLEAPQPALPIPPGAAVVAPAKAAVSINWWLVATIVYAGVAGALLLRLAIGLCLTWRLARAARPMSGPQLIDADVRVSREVGGPVTFGSTILVPPQFSGWDAKRRLAVLAHEGAHVANRDFYVLLLASLNRAMFWFSPFSWWQLVRLAELAEIISDAEAIEVIDDRWSYAEILLDVATSVNPRPVELAMARVSTVRARVERIIAAAAMPVAVGWRKRLWIAAAIIPAVIVSAGMIAYRTPDPVPVAADTGEVPAQHYRPFVNFYAMGPASVFAIFREGDDLYGQLTGQRRLRLTVGSDGTAAYAASSGEITFPLDAERRSSELTLRMNGRDIRAVRVAEMPTAAVDPASLDQYVGWYRIAPNRVLTLRRDGDDLWLRETGQGATQVLAEGADAFSFRGDHLLIFLRDEQSKVARVLVQSAMFGARLAPRVDAAVAQAVEADFTRRLAEVPDRFREQVPVAGGKEMILRGIEDLRAGTPNYDRMSAPLAAKVHRQLNEMREAFQALGVVESIFFRGVGPGGYDIYGAKFENGTAEFRLMIEPDGKAGDVIFRPDGNDELGGIVPCSEEARVRGHAGTSPIRIMVYNEMGDDIQVFNLDADGNRRMQSTVRPNVSWASTTTVNNPWVIADKSGRCLEVLLPGRQTRFHNVEASNIGARPGRAARRAVPIANGEEMLRRYIDGVGKGQPDYERMTSEVADITRQQLPFDQAILARLGALRAVSFRGVTALDSDIYVAQFANGSAEWRIGVRNGTITKIALGPNF
- a CDS encoding BlaI/MecI/CopY family transcriptional regulator; this translates as MDDRLPELGDLEHEVMQLVWAHGPVTAEVVRERLSRRLKESTVRTVLRRLEEKGYARHTVDGRTYVYHAAEERARVAAKAVQRIVDWFCNGSMEEVLVGMVDNAMLDQQQLRTLADQVAKAKKARGVKKE
- a CDS encoding NAD-dependent malic enzyme is translated as MTLLRDPLLNKGTAFTEAERDALGLRGLLPPCVLTMETQVERVLTNLRTLPTDLEKYVALNALHDRNEALFFRVVVDNIDEIQPIIYTPTVGLACQKYGLIFQRPRGMFISSRDRGQIAEILKNWPYPAKLIVVTDGERILGLGDLGANGMGIPVGKLSLYSACAGVHPEHCLPIVLDVGTNNEELLNDPYYLGLRERRLTGEAYDSFVDEFMQAARKTFPGVLIQFEDFANHSAFKLLHKYRDEACVFNDDIQGTAAVALAGLFSALRVNGGKLRDQRILFLGAGEAATGIADLVVSAMMAEGISEAEALRRNWLVDSRGLVVGGRDGLSGHKLRYAHAGQAPIAEFLSAIKTLKPTAIIGVAAVGGAFTPEVLKAMAALNEQPIVFALSNPTSKAECSAEDAYRYTEGRALFACGSPYDPVTLNGRTFVPRQGNNSYIFPGVGLGVIASRSRLVTDEMFMAAAHTLADCVGKEDLAQGSLYPALPRIREVSARIAVAVADVAYQRGLADGPAPNDVKGLIQSQMYEPKY
- a CDS encoding tripartite tricarboxylate transporter substrate-binding protein; the encoded protein is MQGLWAGLRGHVIVICALIRSAAWAVPAGAQPFPSRPITLVVPFAAGGPTDTLARILSERIAAQLHTTVVVENVAGASGSIAGARVARATPDGTMITIGHWGTHVLNGAIFKLPYDVIADFEPVATIAMGTQLIVGRKSLEANNLKEMIAWLKASPGKATAGTAGAGTGAHVAGVFFKEKTGTDFQFVPYRGAGPAMIDLVAGQIDIMFDQASNSLPQYKNGAIKAFAVTSPTRLASAPDIPTVDEAGLPGLYISYWHGIWAPKNTPKEIVTKLNAAIVAVLADPVVKQRFAELGQEIPPADQQSPSALGAFQKAETEKWWPIVKAADIKPE
- a CDS encoding mechanosensitive ion channel domain-containing protein; the protein is MSHKLAPAFLAALFIAISSLSTVRAEPPAANRAAALSPEEAKRALETLQDDKKRAQMIDTLRVIANVPGQQQPVPAAPEQKSPIPLSADGLGAQLLLTVSEEIGEISREIADVARTLTHFPAFYYWIVRTANDPVAYNLLIEIAWKLALVLGCAIAAEWVIFRAIRRPVAFLEGRVPQTARLPAQVLPFADPPSSVADVTPAPELHKRRHSLARVWQLLLRLPFVLGRLLLELLPVFVFIGVATALLGTEIGDPATVRLVILAVVNAYAFSRGLICVVRALAGPFGLVPVRAETAAYIEIWARRIVGVGVSGIAFANVALLLGLHRAGYAALLRMVLLVVHLFVVVIILQCRRQVAEAIRAPAERQGIAARLRNRIAGGWHYLAIALDLALWAVWALNIRNGYSLLLQYFVGTVVVALITRVAIMVTLSLIDRGFRIKPEILQRFPGLEIRANRYLPLLRKIVSSMIAFIGFVAVLEVWGVDAIVWFYGGQIGGRLISAVATIGIAVLIAAAIWEASNALLDRQINTLSRDGHYARAARLRTFQPMLRTALLCLIATVVGLTALSEIGVNVAPLLAGAGIVGIAIGFGSQKLVQDLITGLFLLLENTVQVGDSVSVSGLTGVVENVSIRTIRLRAGDGAVHIVPFSAVTTITNASRGAGNASVSVNVAYKEDTDRAGQILKDIVEEMRREPEFRAAIRGDLELWGIDKVDGAMVSIVGQIRCTEAGRWPVQREFNRRMKLRFQQNGIEVASPVQTILMQIAPPADGAANLAPRRAAG